The proteins below are encoded in one region of Taeniopygia guttata chromosome 15, bTaeGut7.mat, whole genome shotgun sequence:
- the AP1B1 gene encoding AP-1 complex subunit beta-1 isoform X2 produces MTDSKYFTTTKKGEIFELKAELNSDKKEKKKEAVKKVIASMTVGKDVSALFPDVVNCMQTDNLELKKLVYLYLMNYAKSQPDMAIMAVNTFVKDCEDPNPLIRALAVRTMGCIRVDKITEYLCEPLRKCLKDEDPYVRKTAAVCVAKLHDINAQLVEDQGFLDTLKDLISDSNPMVVANAVAALSEIAESHPSSNLLDLNPQSINKLLTALNECTEWGQIFILDCLANYMPKDDREAQSICERVTPRLSHANSAVVLSAVKVLMKFMEMLSKDLDYYGTLLKKLAPPLVTLLSAEPELQYVALRNINLIVQKRPEILKHEMKVFFVKYNDPIYVKLEKLDIMIRLASQANIAQVLAELKEYATEVDVDFVRKAVRAIGRCAIKVEQSAERCVSTLLDLIQTKVNYVVQEAIVVIKDIFRKYPNKYESVIATLCENLDSLDEPEARAAMIWIVGEYAERIDNADELLESFLEGFHDESTQVQLQLLTAIVKLFLKKPTETQELVQQVLSLATQDSDNPDLRDRGYIYWRLLSTDPVAAKEVVLAEKPLISEETDLIEPTLLDELICYIGTLASVYHKPPSAFVEGSRGVVHKSLPPRTGSSESAESPDTAPSGGPAADQPSVIPTQGDLLGDLLNLDLGPPVSGPPMATSAVQMGAVDLLGDSLMGDESEGLRSDVGGSPAMGGSGGSFTPAPSTTAPTNVGAPLGSGLGDLFDLTGGVGTLSGSYVAPKTVWLPAMKAKGLEISGTFSRQVGSISMDLVLTNKALQVMSDFAIQFNRNSFGLAPAAPLQVHAPLAPNQSVEISLPLNNLQVAVKNNIDVFYFSTLYPLHILFVEDGKMERQMFLATWKDIPNENETQFQIKDCSLNADAVSSKLQGSNIFTIAKRNVEGQDMLYQSLKLTNGIWVLAELRIQPSNPSFTLSLKCRAPEVSQYIYQAYETILKN; encoded by the exons ATGACGGACTCCAAGTACTTCACCACCACCAAGAAAG ggGAGATATTTGAGCTGAAGGCTGAGCTGAACAGTgacaagaaggagaagaagaaggaggctGTGAAGAAAGTGATTGCATCCATGACTGTGGGCAAGGATGTCAG CGCTCTCTTCCCGGACGTGGTGAACTGCATGCAGACAGACAACCTGGAGCTGAAGAAGCTGGTCTACCTCTACCTGATGAACTATGCCAAGAGCCAGCCAGACATGGCCATCATGGCTGTGAACACCTTTGTGaag GACTGTGAGGACCCAAACCCGCTGATCCGGGCTCTGGCTGTGAGGACCATGGGCTGCATCCGTGTGGACAAGATCACGGAGTACCTGTGCGAGCCCCTGCGCAAGTGCCTCAAGGACGAGGACCCCTACGTGCGCAAGACGGCCGCCGTCTGCGTGGCCAAGCTGCACGACATCAACGCCCAGCTGGTGGAGGACCAGGGCTTCCTGGACACCCTCAAGGATCTCATCTCAGACTCCAACCCCATG GTGGTGGCCAACGCGGTGGCGGCGCTGTCGGAAATAGCGGAGTCTCATCCCAGCAGCAACCTCCTGGACCTCAACCCCCAGTCCATCAACAAGCTGCTCACAGCCCTCAACGAGTGCACTGAGTGGGGCCAGATCTTCATCCTGGACTGCCTGGCAAACTACATGCCCAAGGATGACCGGGAAGCACAGAG CATCTGCGAGCGGGTGACGCCGCGGCTGTCCCACGCCAACTCTGCCGTGGTGCTGTCGGCTGTCAAGGTGCTGATGAAGTTCATGGAGATGCTGTCCAAGGACCTGGATTATTATGGCACTCTCCTGAAGAAGCTGGCCCCACCACTGGTCACTCTGCTGTCTGCAGAGCCCGAGCTGCAGTACGTGGCCCTCCGCAACATCAACCTCATCGTGCAGAAGAG GCCCGAGATCCTCAAGCACGAGATGAAGGTGTTCTTTGTCAAGTACAACGACCCCATCTACGTCAAACTGGAGAAACTGGACATCATGATCCGCCTGGCTTCCCAGGCCAACATAGCCCag gtgctggcagagctgaagGAGTACGCCACAGAGGTGGATGTGGATTTTGTCAGGAAGGCGGTCAGAGCCATCGGCCGCTGTGCCATCAAGGTGGAG CAATCGGCCGAGCGCTGTGTCAGCACCCTGCTGGACCTCATCCAGACCAAGGTCAACTACGTGGTGCAGGAGGCCATCGTGGTCATCAAGGACATCTTCCGCAAGTACCCCAACAA GTACGAGAGCGTGATCGCCACGCTCTGCGAGAACCTGGATTCCCTGGACGAGCCCGAGGCCAGGGCTGCCATGATCTGGATCGTGGGGGAGTACGCCGAGCGCATCGACAACGCCGACGAGCTGCTGGAGAGCTTCCTGGAGGGCTTCCATGATGAGAgcacccag gtccagctgcagctgctgacagccaTCGTGAAGCTGTTCCTGAAGAAGCCCACGGAGACACAGGAGTTGGTGCAGCAGGTGCTGAGCTTGGCCACACAG GACTCGGACAACCCCGACCTGCGGGACCGTGGGTACATCTACTGGCGCCTGCTCTCCACGGACCCCGTGGCCGCCAAGGAGGTGGTGCTGGCCGAGAAGCCGCTGATCTCGGAGGAGACGGATCTGATCGAGCCCACGCTGCTGGACGAGCTCATCTGCTACATCGGGACCCTGGCCTCGGTGTACCACAAACCCCCCAGCGCCTTCGTGGAGGGCAGCAGGGGCGTCGTGCACAAGAGTTTGCCCCCACGGACGGGCTC GAGTGAGAGCGCTGAGAGCCCGGACACAGCCCCGTCGGGGGGGCCAGCAGCAGATCAGCCTTCTGTCATCCCCACCCAGGGGGACCTGCTGGGGGACCTGCTCAACCTGGACCTGGGCCCCCCAGTGAGCGGGCCACCCATGGCCACCTCCGCCGTGCAGATGGGCGCCGTGGACCTCCTCGGGGACAGCCTG ATGGGGGACGAGTCGGAAGGG CTGCGCAGCGATGTGGGaggcagccctgct ATGGGTGGCAGCGGTGGCAGCttcacaccagctcccagcaccacGGCGCCCACAAACGTGGGGGCCCCCCTTGGCAGCGGCCTGGGGGACCTCTTTGACCTCACCGGTGGGGTGGGGACCCTCTCAGGATCCTACGTGGCCCCCAAAACG GTGTGGCTCCCTGCCATGAAAGCCAAGGGGCTGGAGATCTCTGGCACCTTCAGCCGCCAGGTGGGCTCCATCTCCATGGACCTCGTGCTGACCAACAAAGCCCTGCAGGTCATGTCTGACTTTGCCATCCAGTTCAACCGCAACAG cttcggcctggccccagcagctcctctgcaggtGCACGCACCTCTGGCTCCCAACCAGTCCGTGGAGATCTCCCT GCCCCTCAACAACCTCCAG GTGGCAGTGAAGAACAACATTGACGTCTTCTACTTCAGCACCCTGTACCCCCTGCACATCCTGTTCGTGGAGGACGGCAAGATGG agaGGCAGATGTTCCTGGCCACCTGGAAGGACATTCCCAACGAGAACGAGACCCAGTTCCAGATCAAAGACTGTTCCCTCAACGCAG ATGCCGTGAGCAGCAAACTCCAAGGCAGCAACATCTTCACCATTGCCAAGAGGAACGTGGAGGGGCAGGACATGCTCTACCAGTCCCTGAAGCTCACCAACGGCATctgggtgctggcagagctccGGATCCAGCCCAGCAATCCCAGCTTCACG TTATCCCTGAAATGCCGAGCACCAGAGGTGTCCCAGTACATCTACCAAGCCTATGAGACCATCCTGAAGAactga
- the AP1B1 gene encoding AP-1 complex subunit beta-1 isoform X1 has translation MTDSKYFTTTKKGEIFELKAELNSDKKEKKKEAVKKVIASMTVGKDVSALFPDVVNCMQTDNLELKKLVYLYLMNYAKSQPDMAIMAVNTFVKDCEDPNPLIRALAVRTMGCIRVDKITEYLCEPLRKCLKDEDPYVRKTAAVCVAKLHDINAQLVEDQGFLDTLKDLISDSNPMVVANAVAALSEIAESHPSSNLLDLNPQSINKLLTALNECTEWGQIFILDCLANYMPKDDREAQSICERVTPRLSHANSAVVLSAVKVLMKFMEMLSKDLDYYGTLLKKLAPPLVTLLSAEPELQYVALRNINLIVQKRPEILKHEMKVFFVKYNDPIYVKLEKLDIMIRLASQANIAQVLAELKEYATEVDVDFVRKAVRAIGRCAIKVEQSAERCVSTLLDLIQTKVNYVVQEAIVVIKDIFRKYPNKYESVIATLCENLDSLDEPEARAAMIWIVGEYAERIDNADELLESFLEGFHDESTQVQLQLLTAIVKLFLKKPTETQELVQQVLSLATQDSDNPDLRDRGYIYWRLLSTDPVAAKEVVLAEKPLISEETDLIEPTLLDELICYIGTLASVYHKPPSAFVEGSRGVVHKSLPPRTGSSESAESPDTAPSGGPAADQPSVIPTQGDLLGDLLNLDLGPPVSGPPMATSAVQMGAVDLLGDSLMGDESEGLRSDVGGSPAMGGSGGSFTPAPSTTAPTNVGAPLGSGLGDLFDLTGGVGTLSGSYVAPKTVWLPAMKAKGLEISGTFSRQVGSISMDLVLTNKALQVMSDFAIQFNRNSFGLAPAAPLQVHAPLAPNQSVEISLPLNTVGSVMKMEPLNNLQVAVKNNIDVFYFSTLYPLHILFVEDGKMERQMFLATWKDIPNENETQFQIKDCSLNADAVSSKLQGSNIFTIAKRNVEGQDMLYQSLKLTNGIWVLAELRIQPSNPSFTLSLKCRAPEVSQYIYQAYETILKN, from the exons ATGACGGACTCCAAGTACTTCACCACCACCAAGAAAG ggGAGATATTTGAGCTGAAGGCTGAGCTGAACAGTgacaagaaggagaagaagaaggaggctGTGAAGAAAGTGATTGCATCCATGACTGTGGGCAAGGATGTCAG CGCTCTCTTCCCGGACGTGGTGAACTGCATGCAGACAGACAACCTGGAGCTGAAGAAGCTGGTCTACCTCTACCTGATGAACTATGCCAAGAGCCAGCCAGACATGGCCATCATGGCTGTGAACACCTTTGTGaag GACTGTGAGGACCCAAACCCGCTGATCCGGGCTCTGGCTGTGAGGACCATGGGCTGCATCCGTGTGGACAAGATCACGGAGTACCTGTGCGAGCCCCTGCGCAAGTGCCTCAAGGACGAGGACCCCTACGTGCGCAAGACGGCCGCCGTCTGCGTGGCCAAGCTGCACGACATCAACGCCCAGCTGGTGGAGGACCAGGGCTTCCTGGACACCCTCAAGGATCTCATCTCAGACTCCAACCCCATG GTGGTGGCCAACGCGGTGGCGGCGCTGTCGGAAATAGCGGAGTCTCATCCCAGCAGCAACCTCCTGGACCTCAACCCCCAGTCCATCAACAAGCTGCTCACAGCCCTCAACGAGTGCACTGAGTGGGGCCAGATCTTCATCCTGGACTGCCTGGCAAACTACATGCCCAAGGATGACCGGGAAGCACAGAG CATCTGCGAGCGGGTGACGCCGCGGCTGTCCCACGCCAACTCTGCCGTGGTGCTGTCGGCTGTCAAGGTGCTGATGAAGTTCATGGAGATGCTGTCCAAGGACCTGGATTATTATGGCACTCTCCTGAAGAAGCTGGCCCCACCACTGGTCACTCTGCTGTCTGCAGAGCCCGAGCTGCAGTACGTGGCCCTCCGCAACATCAACCTCATCGTGCAGAAGAG GCCCGAGATCCTCAAGCACGAGATGAAGGTGTTCTTTGTCAAGTACAACGACCCCATCTACGTCAAACTGGAGAAACTGGACATCATGATCCGCCTGGCTTCCCAGGCCAACATAGCCCag gtgctggcagagctgaagGAGTACGCCACAGAGGTGGATGTGGATTTTGTCAGGAAGGCGGTCAGAGCCATCGGCCGCTGTGCCATCAAGGTGGAG CAATCGGCCGAGCGCTGTGTCAGCACCCTGCTGGACCTCATCCAGACCAAGGTCAACTACGTGGTGCAGGAGGCCATCGTGGTCATCAAGGACATCTTCCGCAAGTACCCCAACAA GTACGAGAGCGTGATCGCCACGCTCTGCGAGAACCTGGATTCCCTGGACGAGCCCGAGGCCAGGGCTGCCATGATCTGGATCGTGGGGGAGTACGCCGAGCGCATCGACAACGCCGACGAGCTGCTGGAGAGCTTCCTGGAGGGCTTCCATGATGAGAgcacccag gtccagctgcagctgctgacagccaTCGTGAAGCTGTTCCTGAAGAAGCCCACGGAGACACAGGAGTTGGTGCAGCAGGTGCTGAGCTTGGCCACACAG GACTCGGACAACCCCGACCTGCGGGACCGTGGGTACATCTACTGGCGCCTGCTCTCCACGGACCCCGTGGCCGCCAAGGAGGTGGTGCTGGCCGAGAAGCCGCTGATCTCGGAGGAGACGGATCTGATCGAGCCCACGCTGCTGGACGAGCTCATCTGCTACATCGGGACCCTGGCCTCGGTGTACCACAAACCCCCCAGCGCCTTCGTGGAGGGCAGCAGGGGCGTCGTGCACAAGAGTTTGCCCCCACGGACGGGCTC GAGTGAGAGCGCTGAGAGCCCGGACACAGCCCCGTCGGGGGGGCCAGCAGCAGATCAGCCTTCTGTCATCCCCACCCAGGGGGACCTGCTGGGGGACCTGCTCAACCTGGACCTGGGCCCCCCAGTGAGCGGGCCACCCATGGCCACCTCCGCCGTGCAGATGGGCGCCGTGGACCTCCTCGGGGACAGCCTG ATGGGGGACGAGTCGGAAGGG CTGCGCAGCGATGTGGGaggcagccctgct ATGGGTGGCAGCGGTGGCAGCttcacaccagctcccagcaccacGGCGCCCACAAACGTGGGGGCCCCCCTTGGCAGCGGCCTGGGGGACCTCTTTGACCTCACCGGTGGGGTGGGGACCCTCTCAGGATCCTACGTGGCCCCCAAAACG GTGTGGCTCCCTGCCATGAAAGCCAAGGGGCTGGAGATCTCTGGCACCTTCAGCCGCCAGGTGGGCTCCATCTCCATGGACCTCGTGCTGACCAACAAAGCCCTGCAGGTCATGTCTGACTTTGCCATCCAGTTCAACCGCAACAG cttcggcctggccccagcagctcctctgcaggtGCACGCACCTCTGGCTCCCAACCAGTCCGTGGAGATCTCCCTGCCCCTCAACACCGTGGGCTCCGTCATGAAGATGGAGCCCCTCAACAACCTCCAG GTGGCAGTGAAGAACAACATTGACGTCTTCTACTTCAGCACCCTGTACCCCCTGCACATCCTGTTCGTGGAGGACGGCAAGATGG agaGGCAGATGTTCCTGGCCACCTGGAAGGACATTCCCAACGAGAACGAGACCCAGTTCCAGATCAAAGACTGTTCCCTCAACGCAG ATGCCGTGAGCAGCAAACTCCAAGGCAGCAACATCTTCACCATTGCCAAGAGGAACGTGGAGGGGCAGGACATGCTCTACCAGTCCCTGAAGCTCACCAACGGCATctgggtgctggcagagctccGGATCCAGCCCAGCAATCCCAGCTTCACG TTATCCCTGAAATGCCGAGCACCAGAGGTGTCCCAGTACATCTACCAAGCCTATGAGACCATCCTGAAGAactga
- the AP1B1 gene encoding AP-1 complex subunit beta-1 isoform X3 translates to MTDSKYFTTTKKGEIFELKAELNSDKKEKKKEAVKKVIASMTVGKDVSALFPDVVNCMQTDNLELKKLVYLYLMNYAKSQPDMAIMAVNTFVKDCEDPNPLIRALAVRTMGCIRVDKITEYLCEPLRKCLKDEDPYVRKTAAVCVAKLHDINAQLVEDQGFLDTLKDLISDSNPMVVANAVAALSEIAESHPSSNLLDLNPQSINKLLTALNECTEWGQIFILDCLANYMPKDDREAQSICERVTPRLSHANSAVVLSAVKVLMKFMEMLSKDLDYYGTLLKKLAPPLVTLLSAEPELQYVALRNINLIVQKRPEILKHEMKVFFVKYNDPIYVKLEKLDIMIRLASQANIAQVLAELKEYATEVDVDFVRKAVRAIGRCAIKVEQSAERCVSTLLDLIQTKVNYVVQEAIVVIKDIFRKYPNKYESVIATLCENLDSLDEPEARAAMIWIVGEYAERIDNADELLESFLEGFHDESTQVQLQLLTAIVKLFLKKPTETQELVQQVLSLATQDSDNPDLRDRGYIYWRLLSTDPVAAKEVVLAEKPLISEETDLIEPTLLDELICYIGTLASVYHKPPSAFVEGSRGVVHKSLPPRTGSSESAESPDTAPSGGPAADQPSVIPTQGDLLGDLLNLDLGPPVSGPPMATSAVQMGAVDLLGDSLMGGSGGSFTPAPSTTAPTNVGAPLGSGLGDLFDLTGGVGTLSGSYVAPKTVWLPAMKAKGLEISGTFSRQVGSISMDLVLTNKALQVMSDFAIQFNRNSFGLAPAAPLQVHAPLAPNQSVEISLPLNTVGSVMKMEPLNNLQVAVKNNIDVFYFSTLYPLHILFVEDGKMERQMFLATWKDIPNENETQFQIKDCSLNADAVSSKLQGSNIFTIAKRNVEGQDMLYQSLKLTNGIWVLAELRIQPSNPSFTLSLKCRAPEVSQYIYQAYETILKN, encoded by the exons ATGACGGACTCCAAGTACTTCACCACCACCAAGAAAG ggGAGATATTTGAGCTGAAGGCTGAGCTGAACAGTgacaagaaggagaagaagaaggaggctGTGAAGAAAGTGATTGCATCCATGACTGTGGGCAAGGATGTCAG CGCTCTCTTCCCGGACGTGGTGAACTGCATGCAGACAGACAACCTGGAGCTGAAGAAGCTGGTCTACCTCTACCTGATGAACTATGCCAAGAGCCAGCCAGACATGGCCATCATGGCTGTGAACACCTTTGTGaag GACTGTGAGGACCCAAACCCGCTGATCCGGGCTCTGGCTGTGAGGACCATGGGCTGCATCCGTGTGGACAAGATCACGGAGTACCTGTGCGAGCCCCTGCGCAAGTGCCTCAAGGACGAGGACCCCTACGTGCGCAAGACGGCCGCCGTCTGCGTGGCCAAGCTGCACGACATCAACGCCCAGCTGGTGGAGGACCAGGGCTTCCTGGACACCCTCAAGGATCTCATCTCAGACTCCAACCCCATG GTGGTGGCCAACGCGGTGGCGGCGCTGTCGGAAATAGCGGAGTCTCATCCCAGCAGCAACCTCCTGGACCTCAACCCCCAGTCCATCAACAAGCTGCTCACAGCCCTCAACGAGTGCACTGAGTGGGGCCAGATCTTCATCCTGGACTGCCTGGCAAACTACATGCCCAAGGATGACCGGGAAGCACAGAG CATCTGCGAGCGGGTGACGCCGCGGCTGTCCCACGCCAACTCTGCCGTGGTGCTGTCGGCTGTCAAGGTGCTGATGAAGTTCATGGAGATGCTGTCCAAGGACCTGGATTATTATGGCACTCTCCTGAAGAAGCTGGCCCCACCACTGGTCACTCTGCTGTCTGCAGAGCCCGAGCTGCAGTACGTGGCCCTCCGCAACATCAACCTCATCGTGCAGAAGAG GCCCGAGATCCTCAAGCACGAGATGAAGGTGTTCTTTGTCAAGTACAACGACCCCATCTACGTCAAACTGGAGAAACTGGACATCATGATCCGCCTGGCTTCCCAGGCCAACATAGCCCag gtgctggcagagctgaagGAGTACGCCACAGAGGTGGATGTGGATTTTGTCAGGAAGGCGGTCAGAGCCATCGGCCGCTGTGCCATCAAGGTGGAG CAATCGGCCGAGCGCTGTGTCAGCACCCTGCTGGACCTCATCCAGACCAAGGTCAACTACGTGGTGCAGGAGGCCATCGTGGTCATCAAGGACATCTTCCGCAAGTACCCCAACAA GTACGAGAGCGTGATCGCCACGCTCTGCGAGAACCTGGATTCCCTGGACGAGCCCGAGGCCAGGGCTGCCATGATCTGGATCGTGGGGGAGTACGCCGAGCGCATCGACAACGCCGACGAGCTGCTGGAGAGCTTCCTGGAGGGCTTCCATGATGAGAgcacccag gtccagctgcagctgctgacagccaTCGTGAAGCTGTTCCTGAAGAAGCCCACGGAGACACAGGAGTTGGTGCAGCAGGTGCTGAGCTTGGCCACACAG GACTCGGACAACCCCGACCTGCGGGACCGTGGGTACATCTACTGGCGCCTGCTCTCCACGGACCCCGTGGCCGCCAAGGAGGTGGTGCTGGCCGAGAAGCCGCTGATCTCGGAGGAGACGGATCTGATCGAGCCCACGCTGCTGGACGAGCTCATCTGCTACATCGGGACCCTGGCCTCGGTGTACCACAAACCCCCCAGCGCCTTCGTGGAGGGCAGCAGGGGCGTCGTGCACAAGAGTTTGCCCCCACGGACGGGCTC GAGTGAGAGCGCTGAGAGCCCGGACACAGCCCCGTCGGGGGGGCCAGCAGCAGATCAGCCTTCTGTCATCCCCACCCAGGGGGACCTGCTGGGGGACCTGCTCAACCTGGACCTGGGCCCCCCAGTGAGCGGGCCACCCATGGCCACCTCCGCCGTGCAGATGGGCGCCGTGGACCTCCTCGGGGACAGCCTG ATGGGTGGCAGCGGTGGCAGCttcacaccagctcccagcaccacGGCGCCCACAAACGTGGGGGCCCCCCTTGGCAGCGGCCTGGGGGACCTCTTTGACCTCACCGGTGGGGTGGGGACCCTCTCAGGATCCTACGTGGCCCCCAAAACG GTGTGGCTCCCTGCCATGAAAGCCAAGGGGCTGGAGATCTCTGGCACCTTCAGCCGCCAGGTGGGCTCCATCTCCATGGACCTCGTGCTGACCAACAAAGCCCTGCAGGTCATGTCTGACTTTGCCATCCAGTTCAACCGCAACAG cttcggcctggccccagcagctcctctgcaggtGCACGCACCTCTGGCTCCCAACCAGTCCGTGGAGATCTCCCTGCCCCTCAACACCGTGGGCTCCGTCATGAAGATGGAGCCCCTCAACAACCTCCAG GTGGCAGTGAAGAACAACATTGACGTCTTCTACTTCAGCACCCTGTACCCCCTGCACATCCTGTTCGTGGAGGACGGCAAGATGG agaGGCAGATGTTCCTGGCCACCTGGAAGGACATTCCCAACGAGAACGAGACCCAGTTCCAGATCAAAGACTGTTCCCTCAACGCAG ATGCCGTGAGCAGCAAACTCCAAGGCAGCAACATCTTCACCATTGCCAAGAGGAACGTGGAGGGGCAGGACATGCTCTACCAGTCCCTGAAGCTCACCAACGGCATctgggtgctggcagagctccGGATCCAGCCCAGCAATCCCAGCTTCACG TTATCCCTGAAATGCCGAGCACCAGAGGTGTCCCAGTACATCTACCAAGCCTATGAGACCATCCTGAAGAactga